One window of Oryza brachyantha chromosome 12, ObraRS2, whole genome shotgun sequence genomic DNA carries:
- the LOC102710081 gene encoding xyloglucan galactosyltransferase KATAMARI1 homolog: MEANYPKYVPYGLLVVGSWLLSCLLHFHVFHVALFPYPASVLVSRRVAADGSCVGRRRSSPAKKVEAEAEAKCDGRYVYMLEVPPRFQMLAECVQGSPVFENPNHVCVLMVNSGLGRVIPAAAGNASFDGDIIPNTGWYNTDQYALEVIFHNRMRHYECLTGDLAAATAVYVPFYPALELNRHNCWSTAKERNGLSGEFLRWLSTQPSWAAHGGRDHFMVAARTTWLFRRRDEAGDALGCGNGFLAQPESGNMTVLTYESNIWDRRDFAVPYPTYFHPSSAGEVAAWQDTVRANRRPWLFAFAGGRRANGTLPIRDHIIDECTASPPARCGMLDCSHGRSATCRSPRRLVGLFASARFCLQPRGDSFMRRSSIDTVLAGCIPVFFHEASTFKHQYRWHERDDDTTTTTDAGRRRYSVVINPQDVVEGRVRIDEVLSRFTDDEVAAMREEVIKMIPRFVYKDPRVKFQGDMNDAFDVTFNEIMARMRRIKKGEMLRWK; encoded by the exons ATGGAAGCCAACTACCCCAAGTACGTCCCCTacggcctcctcgtcgtcggctcATGGCTGCTCTCCTGCCTCCTCCATTTCCACGTCTTCCACGTCGCGCTCTTCCCCTACCCCGCCTCGGTCCTCGTGTCGCGCCGTGTTGCTGCGGACGGCAGCTGCGTCGGGAGGAggcggtcgtcgccggcgaagaaggtggaggcggaggcggaggcgaagtGCGACGGGCGGTATGTGTATATGCTGGAGGTGCCGCCGCGGTTTCAGATGCTTGCGGAGTGCGTCCAGGGGTCGCCGGTGTTCGAGAACCCCAACCATGTGTGCGTCCTCATGGTGAACTCCGGCCTCGGCCGCGTcatccctgccgccgccggcaatgCCAGCTTCGACGGCGACATCATCCCGAACACCGGATG GTACAACACGGACCAGTACGCGTTGGAGGTGATCTTCCACAACCGGATGCGGCATTACGAGTGCCTCACCGGCGacctcgcggcggcgacggcggtgtaCGTACCGTTCTACCCGGCGCTGGAGCTGAACAGGCACAACTGCTGGTCGACCGCCAAGGAGAGGAACGGCCTGTCCGGGGAATTCCTCCGGTGGCTGTCGACGCAGCCGTCGtgggcggcgcacggcgggcGTGACCACTTCATGGTCGCCGCGCGGACGACGTGGTTGTTCCGGCGGAGGGACGAGGCCGGCGACGCGCTCGGCTGCGGCAACGGCTTCCTCGCCCAGCCGGAGTCCGGCAACATGACGGTGCTCACCTACGAGTCCAACATCTGGGACCGCCGCGACTTCGCCGTGCCGTACCCGACCTACTTCCACCCGTCGTcggccggcgaggtggcggcgtGGCAGGACACCGTCCGCGCCAACCGCCGTCCCTGGCTTTTCGCGttcgccggcgggcggcgcgccAACGGGACGCTGCCGATCCGCGACCACATCATCGACGAGTGCACCGCCTCGCCACCGGCCCGGTGCGGGATGCTCGACTGCAGCCACGGCCGCAGCGCAACctgccgctcgccgcgccgcctcgtcggCCTCTTCGCCTCCGCCCGCTTCTGCCTCCAGCCTCGCGGCGACTCCTTCATGCGCCGCTCCTCCATCGACACCGTCCTCGCCGGCTGCATCCCGGTCTTCTTCCACGAGGCCTCCACCTTCAAGCACCAGTACCGATGGCACGAGCGCGACGacgacaccaccaccaccaccgatgCCGGGCGCCGGCGATACTCCGTCGTCATCAACCCGCAGGACGTCGTAGAAGGCAGAGTACGCATCGATGAGGTGCTGAGCAGGTTCACCGACGACGAGGTGGCCGCCATGAGAGAGGAGGTGATCAAGATGATCCCTAGATTCGTGTACAAGGACCCTAGGGTGAAGTTCCAGGGCGACATGAATGACGCCTTCGACGTCACGTTCAACGAGATCATggcgaggatgaggaggaTCAAGAAGGGTGAAATGTTGCGATGGAAATAA